Proteins found in one Scomber scombrus chromosome 15, fScoSco1.1, whole genome shotgun sequence genomic segment:
- the LOC133995789 gene encoding unconventional myosin-Ih-like — MEASLTARDRVGIQDFVLLDAYTSESAFLDNLRKRFHENLIYTYIGTLLVSVNPYKELDIYSKKQMDTYMGVNFFELPPHIYALADNVFRTMLSEFNNHFILISGESGSGKTEASKKILQFYAVSCPSTKLLNNIRDRLLLSNPVLEAFGNAKTLKNDNSSRFGKYMDIQFDHQGGAVGGHILSYLLEKSRVVHQNHGERNFHIFYQLVEGGEEDLLRWLGLERNCQHYSYLVQGDCAKVSSINDKSDWKMVRKALSVIEFGESDIELLFGIIASVLHLGNVKFNADARGYATLNNNQEMHWVSKLLGIPAQVLQQGLTHRKIEAKTEEVLSPFSVDHAVYARDALAKAIYGRTFNWLVNKINESLANQDSSRKTIIGLLDIYGFEVFSVNSFEQFCINYCNEKLQQLFIQLTLKSEQEEYEMEGIEWEPVPFFNNKIICDLVEEKHRGIIPLLDEECLRPGEATDLTFLEKMEEKIGGHPHFVTHKLADQKTRKTLDRGDFRLLHYAGEVTYCVVGFLDKNNDLLYRNGKEVMRQSKNAIIKHCFPSTEPDSKRRPETVVTQFKSSLVGLTEILMSKEPWYVRCIKPNEAKQPGRFDDVLVRHQVKYLGLMEHLRVRRAGFAYRRKYEIFLQRYKPLCPDTWPNWKGTAAEGVRCLIKHLGYKPDEYKMGRTKIFIRHPRTLFATEDAFQVCKHKLATRIQAKYKGYRVKGDFMKQREAATKIENCWRGMMARKEREKRAWAVKVIKKFIKGFITRNQPACTDNREYLAYVRHNYLTRLRENLPKTVLEKDSWLTPPPIMKEASHFLKKLYIRHMVQKYVRGITPQRKAQLLLKEQTSSMFKGKKENYPFSVCRPFLDTRIGVEDISIKVLQMIRHEHIKYSVPVVKYDRNGFRPRLRQLIFTQEAVYLVEEAKIKQRIDYTSLKGVSVSNLSDNFLILHVMCDDIKQKGDLVLQCDFLFEALTKLSVIANKQNYIKVVQGSVRFDIQPGREGFVDFKSGQESMVYRAKNGHLMVESTRTKSR, encoded by the exons ATGGAGGCCTCCCTGACAGCCCGGGATCGCGTGGGCATCCAGGATTTTGTTCTCCTGGACGCCTACACGAGTGAGAGTGCCTTCCTGGACAACCTGCGGAAACGCTTCCATGAGAATCTAATTTAC ACCTACATAGGGACACTACTGGTGTCAGTCAACCCGTATAAAGAGTTGGACATCTACAGCAAGAAGCAAATGGATACCTACATGGGTGTAAACTTCTTTGAACTGCCACCTCATAt TTATGCGCTGGCAGACAACGTTTTCCGCACCATGCTGTCTGAGTTCAACAACCACTTCATCCTAATCTCGGGGGAGAGTGGGTCCGGCAAGACCGAGGCCTCCAAGAAAATCCTGCAATTCTATGCTGTCAGCTGTCCAAGCACCAAACTCCTCAACAACATCCGAGACAGATTGCTTCTCTCCAATCCAGTGCTTGAG GCTTTCGGAAATGCCAAAACCCTGAAGAATGACAACTCAAGCCGCTTTGGGAAATACATGGACATCCAATTCGACCACCAG GGCGGTGCAGTTGGTGGTCATATCCTCAGTTACTTGCTGGAGAAGTCACGTGTGGTCCATCAGAACCACGGAGAGAGAAACTTCCACATCTTTTACCAGCTGGTGGAGGGCGGAGAGGAAGATCTACTCCGCTGGCTTGGCCTGGAGAGAAACTGCCAACACTACAGTTACCTGGTGCAG GGCGATTGTGCCAAAGTGAGCTCCATCAATGATAAAAGTGATTGGAAGATGGTGCGGAAAGCCCTCTCTGTCATTGAGTTCGGTGAGAGTGATATTGAG CTGCTTTTTGGAATTATTGCCAGCGTGCTCCACTTGGGAAATGTCAAGTTTAACGCAGATGCTCGAGGATACGCAACTCTCAACAACAACCAAGAGATGCACTGGGTGTCAAAG TTGCTGGGGATTCCTGCTCAGGTGCTACAACAGGGCTTAACCCACAGGAAGATTGAGGCCAAAACCGAGGAG GTGTTAAGTCCCTTCTCTGTGGACCACGCTGTTTACGCCAGGGATGCTCTTGCCAAAGCCATCTATGGCCGCACTTTCAACTGGCTGGTGAACAAGATCAATGAATCATTAGCTAACCAG GATTCCTCCAGGAAGACAATAATCGGTCTACTGGACATCTATGGGTTCGAGGTTTTCAGCGTGAACAG CTTCGAGCAGTTTTGCATCAACTACTGCAacgagaagctgcagcagctttTCATCCAGCTGACCCTGAAGTCGGAGCAGGAGGAGTACGAGATGGAAGGGATTGAA tggGAACCAGTGCCATTTTTCAACAACAAGATAATCTGTGACCTTGTGGAGGAGAAACACAGAGGAATCATACCGTTATTG GACGAGGAATGTTTACGCCCCGGAGAGGCCACAGATCTCACCTTCCtggaaaagatggaggaaaagattGGCGGTCACCCTCATTTTGTCAC acatAAACTTGCAGATCAGAAAACGAGGAAAACACTGGATAGAGGAGACTTCCGCCTGTTACACTACGCTGGCGAGGTTACATACTGTGTAGTTG GATTCTTGGACAAAAACAATGATCTCCTGTATCGAAATGGAAAAGAG GTCATGCGACAGTCCAAAAATGCTATTATCAAACACTGTTTTCCTTCTACTGAACCAGACAGCAAGAGGAGACCTGAAACT GTGGTGACTCAGTTCAAGAGCAGTCTGGTGGGCTTGACCGAGATCTTAATGTCAAAGGAGCCTTGGTATGTCCGTTGCATTAAACCCAATGAAGCCAAACAGCCAG GACGATTTGATGATGTGTTGGTGAGACATCAGGTGAAGTACCTGGGTCTGATGGAACACCTGAGGGTCAGGCGTGCCGGGTTTGCTTACCGCCGCAAATATGAGATCTTCCTCCAGAG GTACAAGCCTCTGTGTCCAGACACCTGGCCCAACTGGAAAGGTACTGCTGCAGAAGGTGTGCGGTGCCTGATCAAACACTTGGGCTACAAACCTGATGAGTACAAGATGGGCAG GACAAAAATTTTCATCCGCCACCCCAGAACTCTGTTTGCAACAGAGGATGCTTTTCAGGTCTGCAAACATAAGCTAG CAACAAGAATTCAGGCCAAGTACAAAGGTTACAGGGTGAAAGGAGACTTCATGAAACAGCGAGAGGCAG CCACTAAGATCGAGAACTGCTGGAGAGGTATGATGGctagaaaggagagagaaaagagggcaTGGGCTGTCAAAGTCATCAAGAA ATTCATTAAAGGTTTCATAACCAGAAATCAGCCAGCCTGCACTGACAACCGTGAGTACCTGGCGTATGTGAGGCACAACTACCTCACTCGGCTGAGGGAAAACCTTCCCAAAACAGTCCTGGAGAAGGACTCTTGGCTAACCCCTCCACCTATAATGAAAGAG GCCTCCCATTTTCTGAAGAAGCTCTACATTCGCCACATGGTACAGAAGTACGTTAGAGGAATCACTCCACAAAGGAAAGCACAG cttctgTTAAAAGAACAGACCAGCTCCATGttcaaaggaaaaaaagaaaactacccGTTCAGTGTGTGCAGACCATTCCTGGACACAAGGATAG gTGTGGAAGACATAAGCATCAAAGTACTTCAGATGATTCGGCACGAGCACATCAAG TACAGTGTGCCGGTGGTGAAGTACGACAGGAACGGGTTCAGGCCTCGACTCCGGCAGCTCATCTTCACCCAGGAAGCCGTCTACCTGGTTGAAGAGGCCAAGATCAAGCAGCGGATAGATTACACTTCTCTGAAAG GTGTGTCGGTCAGCAACCTGAGTGACAACTTCTTGATCCTTCACGTTATGTGCGATGACATCAAGCAAAAG GGAGATCTGGTCCTGCAgtgtgacttcctgtttgaggcccTGACTAAGCTGAGTGTTATTGCCAACAAGCAGAACTACATCAAAGTGGTCCAGGGCAG TGTGCGATTTGACATCCAGCCTGGCAGAGAGGGGTTTGTTGACTTCAAGAGCGGTCAGGAGTCAATGGTCTACAGGGCAAAGAATGGCCATTTAATGGTG gaaTCGACAAGAACAAAGTCCAGATGA